One segment of Chloroflexota bacterium DNA contains the following:
- the minE gene encoding cell division topological specificity factor MinE → MNILDRLFGRREPSSSAIAKERLQLVLVHDRVKLSPELMETLKSEIIAVISRHVTIDEQSMEIKLTSGRGYQKLTADIPIVGPRDAAPKRKRK, encoded by the coding sequence ATGAACATCCTCGACCGTCTTTTCGGACGCCGCGAGCCGTCCAGCAGCGCAATCGCCAAAGAGCGTCTGCAACTCGTGCTGGTGCACGACCGGGTCAAGCTGTCACCGGAGCTGATGGAGACCCTGAAGAGCGAGATCATCGCCGTGATCTCCAGGCACGTCACCATCGACGAGCAGTCGATGGAAATCAAACTGACCAGCGGGCGCGGCTATCAGAAGCTGACGGCGGACATCCCGATCGTCGGCCCGCGCGATGCTGCGCCGAAACGCAAACGCAAATAA